Proteins found in one Dermacentor silvarum isolate Dsil-2018 chromosome 8, BIME_Dsil_1.4, whole genome shotgun sequence genomic segment:
- the LOC119460968 gene encoding arrestin, lateral eye: MAFFVLLCLVVAVKVYKKVSPNGKVTVYIGKRDFAQRGDSCDPVEGVVVVDNDYLKGRKVFGQVITTFRYGREEDEVMGLHFYRQLYLAHDQIVPERNQVTQVSDLQQRLLRKLGNSAYSFSFSLPANAPMSVTLQPGPSDRGKPLGVEYELRVYVAEDDQQKAHRRSTVNMAIRKVQYAPLTQSERQPTTVVCKGFTLSPGKVELEVVLDKEIYFHDDKINAHVSVSNYSKKNVRNIKVLVLQNTEVTLVHGHYSKVVASVDSSENCPILPGAAFTKVFHLLPLASENRDRRGIALDGLLKETDACLASSTLNHEDAIGIIISYILRVQLYLGPMAGDLIADVPFKLAKAEPEEVYPKLLEKRIIDRSKFKKQLTREMSTNLVFEDFQWHRQISEDGE, from the coding sequence ATGGCGTTCTTCGTCTTGCTGTGtctcgtcgtcgccgtgaaggTGTATAAGAAAGTCTCGCCCAATGGTAAGGTCACCGTCTACATCGGCAAGCGGGACTTTGCGCAGCGGGGCGACAGCTGCGATCCCGTTGAAGGCGTTGTCGTGGTTGACAACGACTACCTCAAGGGCAGGAAAGTCTTCGGCCAGGTGATCACCACTTTCCGATACGGTCGAGAAGAGGACGAGGTGATGGGATTGCACTTTTACCGACAGTTATATCTTGCCCATGACCAGATAGTTCCCGAGCGCAACCAGGTTACCCAAGTGTCTGATCTCCAGCAGCGCTTGCTTCGCAAACTGGGCAACAGCGCGTACTCCTTCAGCTTCAGCCTCCCGGCGAATGCGCCCATGTCCGTCACGCTCCAGCCTGGTCCCAGCGACCGCGGCAAACCGCTGGGTGTCGAGTACGAGCTACGTGTGTATGTCGCAGAGGACGATCAGCAGAAAGCGCACCGGCGCAGCACCGTCAACATGGCCATCCGCAAAGTGCAATACGCGCCGCTCACGCAGAGCGAGCGCCAGCCGACGACCGTGGTCTGCAAGGGCTTCACGCTCAGTCCTGGCAAAGTGGAACTCGAGGTCGTGCTCGACAAAGAGATCTACTTCCACGACGACAAGATCAACGCGCACGTGTCCGTTTCCAATTACTCCAAGAAGAACGTCCGAAACATCAAGGTCCTGGTGCTGCAGAACACAGAGGTGACGCTTGTGCATGGTCATTACTCCAAGGTGGTGGCATCCGTGGACAGCAGCGAAAACTGCCCGATTCTTCCTGGTGCGGCTTTCACCAAGGTGTTCCATCTCCTGCCGTTGGCATCGGAAAATCGAGACCGGAGAGGCATTGCTTTGGATGGTCTGTTAAAGGAGACTGACGCCTGCCTGGCTTCCTCCACACTGAACCACGAGGATGCGATCGGCATTATCATTTCCTATATCCTCAGAGTGCAGCTGTACCTGGGACCCATGGCTGGGGACTTGATTGCCGACGTTCCTTTCAAGCTTGCCAAGGCTGAGCCCGAGGAAGTCTATCCAAAACTGCTGGAAAAGAGAATCATTGACCGATCAAAGTTCAAGAAGCAGTTGACCAGGGAGATGAGCACCAATCTTGTGTTTGAGGACTTTCAATGGCACAGGCAAATCAGTGAAGATGGGGAGTAG